The following coding sequences are from one Leptolyngbya sp. NIES-3755 window:
- a CDS encoding peptidase U61 LD-carboxypeptidase A (similar to AA sequence:cyanobase_aa:LBDG_29700) yields the protein MKRCQTPAPLQPGDLLRVIAPSGTLREFTAFNQGVEVWRSRGYQVELMPGFDDRHGYLAGTDENRRNQFLRALKDPDCRGILCARGGWGGARLLEKWRFPVVEPKWLIGFSDITSLLWAYAEEGISGVHAPLLTTIASEPDWSKTRLFDWVEGRSLAPLKGSGWGNGQASGLLLPANLTVATHLLGTPWQPDVSGVILAIEDVTEAPYRIDRMLTQWRLCGEFRHIRGIAIGRFSQCDPPANVPSFSIEEVLRDRLSDLGIPIVSDLPFGHDGENAALPVGIPVELDGDQGILSF from the coding sequence ATGAAACGCTGTCAGACTCCTGCTCCTCTTCAACCTGGTGATCTTCTGCGCGTCATTGCTCCGAGTGGCACATTGCGAGAATTCACTGCATTCAATCAAGGTGTTGAAGTCTGGAGATCAAGAGGCTATCAGGTGGAATTAATGCCTGGATTTGACGATCGACATGGCTACCTTGCTGGAACCGATGAGAACCGCCGCAATCAATTTCTCAGAGCACTCAAAGATCCGGACTGTCGCGGAATTCTCTGTGCTCGTGGCGGTTGGGGTGGTGCAAGACTGTTAGAAAAATGGAGATTTCCAGTCGTTGAACCTAAATGGCTCATTGGATTCTCAGATATCACTAGCTTGCTATGGGCTTATGCAGAAGAAGGAATTTCTGGAGTTCATGCGCCTTTACTAACTACGATCGCGTCTGAGCCAGATTGGTCAAAAACTCGCTTATTTGATTGGGTAGAAGGTCGCTCTCTTGCTCCCCTCAAAGGTTCAGGCTGGGGAAATGGTCAAGCTTCAGGATTGTTACTTCCTGCAAATTTAACGGTTGCGACTCATCTACTTGGAACACCTTGGCAGCCTGATGTTTCGGGAGTCATTTTAGCGATCGAAGATGTCACCGAAGCTCCCTATCGCATTGATCGAATGTTAACTCAATGGCGCTTGTGTGGAGAATTCCGCCATATTCGAGGCATTGCGATCGGTCGATTCAGTCAGTGTGATCCCCCTGCGAATGTTCCCAGTTTTAGCATCGAAGAAGTTTTACGCGATCGACTTTCTGATCTAGGAATTCCGATTGTTTCTGATTTGCCATTTGGTCACGATGGCGAGAATGCTGCTTTACCTGTCGGAATTCCAGTCGAACTTGATGGCGATCAGGGCATTTTGAGCTTCTAA
- a CDS encoding peptidase M61 domain-containing protein (similar to AA sequence:cyanobase_aa:LBDG_53040), whose amino-acid sequence MNDEGFEVARSLQSEDESSNSSPPSTLSIHYWVAMPAPESHLFEVTLRIEGWKSPTLDLKMPVWTPGSYLVREYSRHLQNFKSEHPWQKLAKNHYQIDTQGKESIEVRYQIFANELTVRTNHLDENHGYFNGAALFFYVPGFEKQPIRVSIVPPRADWKVVTALSEVGTNTFEAKDFDTLVDSPFEVGQHQIYSFEVLGKSHQFVVWGEGKLDIDRIVQDTKKVIEVEAEIFGGLPYDRYFFLLHLTANSFGGLEHKDCCSLIYSRLGFRAKEKYDRFIQLVAHEFFHLWNVKRIRPKALEVFDYDRENYTPSLWFSEGTTSFYDLAFPYRAGVYDAKAYLSALGQEISRYLTTPGRLVQPLSESSFDAWIKLYRPDSNSANSQISYYLKGEMVTLLLDLGIRIKHQNQRSFDDVMRIMWQQFGKDEIGFTPEQLKTTIESVAGFDLTNFFDRYLHGTEELPFDEYLAGFGLRLKSNSDNPNLAPFAGMTVKSENGREMIKFVEAGSPAQKAAIDPGDELLAMDGLRVSSGQFDERLKDYQPGDTVTITVFHGDELKQRSLTLGQPRATSYSIDVIENSSTLQQQNFEQWLGVPLASISR is encoded by the coding sequence ATGAATGATGAAGGGTTTGAAGTGGCTCGATCGCTACAGTCAGAAGATGAATCCTCAAACTCTTCGCCGCCTTCTACTTTGTCGATTCATTATTGGGTAGCGATGCCTGCACCGGAGTCACATCTATTTGAAGTGACGCTGCGAATTGAGGGCTGGAAGTCGCCGACACTTGATTTAAAGATGCCAGTTTGGACACCCGGATCGTATTTGGTGCGGGAATATTCGCGGCATTTGCAGAATTTCAAATCTGAACATCCCTGGCAGAAATTAGCAAAAAATCATTATCAGATCGACACTCAGGGCAAGGAATCGATCGAGGTTCGCTATCAGATTTTTGCGAATGAGTTGACTGTTAGAACAAACCATCTCGACGAAAATCACGGCTATTTCAACGGAGCAGCGTTGTTCTTCTACGTTCCTGGATTTGAGAAGCAACCGATTCGAGTGTCGATCGTTCCGCCTCGTGCAGATTGGAAAGTCGTGACGGCGCTTTCTGAAGTAGGAACGAATACGTTTGAAGCAAAAGATTTTGATACGTTGGTTGATAGCCCGTTTGAGGTTGGGCAGCATCAAATCTATTCGTTTGAAGTATTAGGAAAATCGCATCAATTTGTGGTTTGGGGAGAAGGAAAACTCGATATCGATCGTATTGTTCAAGATACGAAGAAAGTAATCGAAGTTGAGGCAGAAATATTTGGGGGATTGCCCTACGATCGCTATTTCTTTCTATTACATTTAACGGCAAACTCTTTTGGTGGATTAGAGCATAAAGATTGCTGTTCATTGATTTATTCGCGGCTCGGATTTCGAGCGAAGGAAAAGTACGATCGATTCATTCAATTGGTTGCTCACGAATTCTTCCATCTGTGGAATGTGAAACGGATTCGACCCAAAGCGCTTGAAGTTTTTGATTATGATCGCGAAAATTACACCCCGTCTCTTTGGTTTAGCGAAGGAACAACGAGCTTTTATGATCTCGCTTTTCCGTATCGTGCAGGAGTTTATGACGCGAAAGCTTATTTAAGTGCGCTAGGACAAGAAATTTCTCGCTATCTAACGACACCGGGACGTTTAGTACAGCCTTTGAGCGAATCGAGTTTTGATGCTTGGATTAAGCTCTATCGCCCAGATTCAAACAGTGCAAATTCTCAGATTTCCTATTATCTCAAAGGTGAGATGGTGACATTGCTGCTCGATTTAGGCATTCGGATTAAACATCAGAATCAACGATCGTTTGATGATGTGATGCGAATCATGTGGCAGCAATTTGGTAAAGATGAGATCGGATTCACACCTGAGCAGTTGAAAACCACGATCGAGTCTGTTGCCGGATTTGATTTGACTAATTTCTTCGATCGATATCTTCACGGTACAGAGGAATTGCCGTTTGATGAGTACTTAGCTGGATTCGGATTGAGACTGAAATCGAATTCAGATAATCCAAACTTAGCTCCATTTGCTGGAATGACTGTGAAATCTGAAAATGGACGAGAAATGATCAAATTCGTGGAGGCGGGTTCACCTGCTCAGAAAGCCGCGATCGATCCTGGTGACGAGCTACTAGCAATGGATGGATTGCGGGTGAGTTCTGGTCAGTTTGATGAGCGACTGAAGGACTATCAGCCTGGTGATACGGTCACCATCACAGTATTTCATGGAGATGAACTGAAACAGCGATCGCTCACTTTAGGACAGCCACGGGCGACGAGTTATTCGATCGATGTGATTGAGAATTCCTCAACACTCCAACAACAAAACTTTGAGCAATGGCTTGGAGTTCCACTGGCTTCCATCTCGCGCTAA
- a CDS encoding twitching motility protein PilT (similar to AA sequence:cyanobase_aa:LBDG_53000), with amino-acid sequence MLDAIIIISFILAGAGTGFRGIEALPGSVLQQVSNPEALRWICAGFGAIFGLAIGLVAQSAFRRLERQIRQLPAYTLLSRAIGLVMGLLVANLLLAPTFLLPIPPEFSFLKPLTAVVGSIMFAASGMSLADVHGRSLLRLINPSSAETLLLSEGTIKAASTKVLDTSCIIDGRIADLLDTGFLEGQLLVPQFILQELQQVADASNDQKRVRGRRGLDILNRIRESYPDRVVIHPADYDDIPTVDAKLVRLVQEINGTLLTTDYNLNKVATVQKAPVLNVNDLTQAIRPSYLPGDSIDLKILREGKEPAQGIGYLDDGTMVVVEDGRSYVGGELQVVVTSSLQTSAGRMIFAKPKASALA; translated from the coding sequence ATGCTTGACGCAATTATCATTATCTCATTCATCCTAGCAGGGGCGGGAACGGGCTTTCGGGGCATCGAAGCGTTGCCTGGAAGTGTACTGCAACAAGTCTCAAACCCGGAAGCACTCCGTTGGATTTGTGCTGGATTCGGTGCAATTTTCGGTTTAGCGATCGGGCTTGTCGCTCAAAGTGCGTTTCGTCGGCTCGAACGTCAAATCCGACAGTTACCAGCCTACACATTACTCAGTCGTGCGATCGGTCTGGTCATGGGACTGCTGGTGGCGAATTTGCTGCTGGCTCCAACTTTCTTGTTGCCGATTCCGCCTGAGTTCTCGTTTCTCAAGCCTTTAACGGCTGTTGTGGGCAGCATTATGTTCGCAGCTTCGGGAATGTCGCTGGCAGATGTGCATGGTCGATCGCTGTTACGGTTGATTAATCCGAGCAGTGCCGAAACGCTTCTGTTATCGGAAGGCACAATCAAAGCCGCATCGACGAAAGTGCTCGATACTAGCTGCATTATCGATGGTCGGATTGCCGATCTGCTAGATACTGGATTTTTAGAAGGACAGCTACTCGTTCCGCAGTTTATTCTGCAAGAACTTCAGCAAGTTGCAGATGCTTCTAATGATCAGAAACGAGTTCGCGGGCGGCGCGGATTGGATATTCTCAATCGGATTCGAGAAAGTTATCCCGATCGCGTTGTGATTCATCCCGCAGACTACGACGATATTCCGACCGTTGATGCAAAACTCGTTCGGCTCGTTCAGGAAATTAATGGAACGCTGTTAACGACCGATTACAACCTGAACAAAGTTGCAACGGTTCAAAAAGCTCCAGTTTTAAACGTGAACGATTTGACGCAAGCGATTCGCCCGTCTTATCTACCGGGAGACAGCATCGACTTGAAGATTCTGCGAGAAGGAAAAGAACCGGCTCAAGGAATTGGCTATCTCGATGATGGAACAATGGTCGTCGTTGAAGATGGTCGTAGTTATGTTGGCGGCGAACTTCAAGTCGTCGTGACCAGTTCTTTGCAGACTTCTGCTGGTCGAATGATCTTTGCAAAACCAAAAGCTTCAGCCCTAGCTTAA
- a CDS encoding inositol monophosphatase (similar to AA sequence:cyanobase_aa:LBDG_53020): MILTPAHLTKIRQIVRSCGQQAKTLSAQKYEIFQKEPGDFVTTVDQALDQQLSEFFSNLFPNDGIITEENAESRKRYQGNYDRLWCIDPLDGTQDFIHGDPDYAVLVGLLENQSPIAGWIYAPEQDSLYYGGKTLGVWQCLGDQEPEPCEIPKVRLDSYRVIIGDKDFRNTASQISASIPEIEFLRSPGSFGLKVMNVVLGKANVYLYLNRRVKVWDTVAPIAIAQAAGLVCRDLEGNPIQYTPDVLNLESLAHEQAIAIGQIDAVEALLPRLKAILDPQILV; encoded by the coding sequence ATGATTTTGACTCCCGCGCACCTGACTAAAATTCGGCAGATCGTCCGATCATGTGGACAACAAGCGAAAACGCTCTCTGCCCAAAAGTACGAAATTTTCCAAAAAGAACCGGGTGATTTTGTCACAACGGTCGATCAAGCGCTCGATCAACAACTTTCCGAATTTTTCAGCAATCTTTTTCCAAACGATGGGATCATTACCGAAGAGAACGCCGAATCGCGCAAACGTTATCAAGGCAACTACGATCGACTCTGGTGTATTGATCCGCTCGACGGCACACAAGACTTTATTCACGGTGATCCCGACTATGCGGTTTTGGTAGGATTGTTGGAAAATCAAAGCCCGATCGCAGGTTGGATTTATGCACCTGAACAAGACAGTCTTTACTACGGTGGAAAGACTTTAGGTGTGTGGCAATGTTTAGGGGATCAAGAGCCAGAACCTTGTGAGATTCCGAAAGTTCGGCTTGATTCATATCGGGTGATCATTGGTGATAAGGACTTTAGGAATACAGCAAGTCAAATCTCTGCCTCGATTCCTGAAATTGAATTTTTGCGATCGCCCGGTAGCTTCGGCTTAAAAGTCATGAACGTCGTGCTAGGGAAAGCGAACGTCTACCTTTATCTCAATCGACGTGTAAAAGTTTGGGATACTGTAGCCCCGATCGCGATCGCACAAGCTGCTGGACTTGTCTGTCGAGATCTTGAAGGCAATCCGATTCAGTACACACCGGATGTTTTGAACCTTGAAAGTTTGGCGCATGAACAAGCGATCGCCATTGGGCAAATCGACGCTGTAGAGGCACTTTTACCGCGTTTGAAAGCGATTCTTGATCCCCAAATTCTCGTGTGA
- a CDS encoding FHA domain protein (similar to AA sequence:cyanobase_aa:CYB_1386) produces MYRLTLEWQENTRNCSQNVSSQDQTKQSGTIRIGRDRDRCDIVLQHPDRNIERTVSGLHIELFWNESKQRLYVRNLTRDRTPPNPVFVDGQRIVEQEIAIAENSNIKLGKMTVRIKALEIDSKPAHQPEPVRANRFVCKCTNPKGAHILPADYSLLTCHCGYQVLGATMISENIIPQL; encoded by the coding sequence ATGTACCGCCTTACTCTGGAATGGCAGGAAAACACCCGCAACTGTTCACAAAACGTATCATCCCAAGATCAAACAAAACAGTCTGGAACGATTCGGATTGGACGCGATCGAGACCGCTGTGATATCGTCTTGCAACATCCCGATCGCAATATTGAAAGAACCGTTTCGGGTTTGCATATTGAACTCTTTTGGAATGAATCTAAGCAGCGATTGTATGTTCGGAATTTAACACGTGATCGCACTCCGCCGAATCCTGTCTTTGTCGATGGGCAGAGAATCGTAGAACAAGAAATTGCGATCGCAGAAAACAGCAATATTAAACTCGGAAAAATGACAGTGCGAATTAAAGCACTCGAAATAGACTCAAAGCCAGCGCATCAGCCCGAACCTGTCAGAGCTAATCGTTTTGTGTGTAAATGTACCAATCCCAAAGGTGCACATATTCTTCCCGCAGACTATTCGCTGCTGACTTGTCACTGTGGCTATCAAGTCCTCGGCGCAACGATGATTTCTGAAAACATCATTCCTCAACTTTAG
- a CDS encoding hypothetical protein (similar to AA sequence:cyanobase_aa:CYA_2693) produces MTPTLIGRWQTRTFLLATIGLFVSFLFSTGIIGHAPGTVYYWVLLYVWAFGLCWDVLYHQLQQFMWDHDWPGLFQLGAAIVEGLFLAGAIRWVGLPGTELAAAHLDLFALHYSLVWIADYLSSWVVMRLLFPRWRFRGGEWIGRWSV; encoded by the coding sequence ATGACACCTACATTGATTGGACGGTGGCAAACGCGGACATTTTTGCTTGCCACGATCGGACTTTTTGTTAGCTTTCTATTTTCTACAGGAATCATCGGTCATGCACCAGGCACAGTATACTACTGGGTTTTGCTCTATGTTTGGGCGTTTGGACTGTGCTGGGATGTGCTTTATCATCAGTTGCAGCAGTTCATGTGGGATCATGATTGGCCCGGACTGTTTCAGTTGGGAGCCGCGATCGTAGAAGGATTGTTTCTCGCTGGAGCGATACGCTGGGTCGGACTGCCTGGAACAGAACTTGCTGCGGCACATCTTGATTTATTTGCCTTGCACTATAGTTTGGTTTGGATTGCAGACTATCTCTCCTCTTGGGTGGTAATGCGGCTGTTGTTTCCACGTTGGCGGTTTCGGGGTGGAGAATGGATCGGTCGCTGGTCAGTGTAG
- a CDS encoding cyclic nucleotide-binding protein (similar to AA sequence:cyanobase_aa:LBDG_53030), whose amino-acid sequence MQTEIFSELFPLLAAANPETLDWLLSVATEHEYPTGRAVLMEDAWGNAVYFVVSGWVKVRRHSGTGEDVSTLAILGRGDFFGEMAILDESPRSTDVIALSNVRLMSISAQRFIQTLFKDPQLHHRMLQLMVRRLRQTNYRFQLRNQPAAIKLVNTLVSLAENYGQPSGSGVDIFNIPAKDLADVTDISVEETSKILEKLDSKGWIQVNPAKQVIHLVNLKQLTQLATKKG is encoded by the coding sequence ATGCAGACTGAAATATTCAGTGAGCTATTTCCGTTATTAGCGGCGGCAAACCCAGAAACCCTCGACTGGTTGCTCTCCGTCGCGACTGAGCATGAGTACCCAACTGGCAGAGCCGTTTTAATGGAAGATGCCTGGGGCAATGCGGTGTATTTTGTCGTATCGGGTTGGGTCAAAGTGCGACGACATTCCGGCACTGGCGAAGATGTCTCAACCCTGGCGATTCTAGGTCGTGGCGACTTTTTTGGCGAAATGGCGATTTTGGATGAATCCCCTCGATCGACGGATGTGATCGCGCTCTCAAATGTCCGGCTGATGAGCATTTCGGCTCAACGATTTATCCAAACTCTGTTTAAAGATCCACAACTGCACCATCGAATGCTGCAACTGATGGTCAGACGCTTGCGGCAAACAAATTACCGTTTTCAGTTACGCAATCAACCCGCCGCAATTAAGTTGGTGAATACACTTGTCAGTTTGGCTGAAAACTATGGTCAACCGTCGGGATCAGGCGTTGACATCTTTAATATTCCAGCAAAAGATCTCGCAGATGTGACAGATATCTCAGTTGAGGAAACGAGCAAAATTCTTGAAAAGCTCGATAGCAAAGGCTGGATTCAGGTCAATCCGGCTAAGCAAGTGATTCATCTAGTGAATCTAAAACAGTTGACTCAATTGGCAACCAAAAAGGGGTAA
- a CDS encoding hypothetical protein (hypothetical protein L8106_06230;~similar to AA sequence:cyanobase_aa:LBDG_53010) — MSRDREKQCSLCAKSAPVLYRIQYDESGEWIFVCRECWDRVSQDNPFYVYGGTWKAHKR, encoded by the coding sequence ATGAGTCGCGATCGAGAAAAACAATGTTCTCTCTGTGCAAAGTCCGCTCCCGTTCTCTACCGTATTCAGTACGATGAGTCTGGTGAGTGGATTTTTGTTTGTCGTGAGTGTTGGGATCGTGTGAGTCAAGATAATCCGTTCTACGTCTATGGTGGAACTTGGAAAGCTCACAAGCGCTAA
- a CDS encoding hypothetical protein (similar to AA sequence:cyanobase_aa:Npun_F3988) has product MIATAPSEVLISIQEETSKPFTLEDFIANPPQDMEWVDGELIEKTGMTAKHSAAQSNIVTQWNIYSAANEPGGKAMTELVCRTLKQGRRPDVSYLPPNLYPEVMQLDASPQSPPLIAEIASPTDYAEELFAKAIEYLESGCEEVWLVFPLAKLIMVKTIEQSWQVYSSGQTIATQKVLTGFSIAIDQLFA; this is encoded by the coding sequence ATGATTGCAACTGCTCCCTCAGAAGTTCTCATCTCGATTCAGGAAGAGACTTCTAAGCCATTTACCCTAGAGGACTTTATCGCAAATCCTCCACAGGATATGGAGTGGGTTGATGGCGAATTGATTGAAAAAACGGGAATGACAGCGAAACATTCAGCAGCTCAGAGCAATATAGTGACACAGTGGAATATTTATAGCGCTGCGAATGAACCGGGCGGAAAAGCGATGACTGAGCTTGTCTGTAGAACACTCAAGCAGGGTAGACGACCTGATGTTTCTTATTTACCTCCCAATCTCTACCCAGAAGTGATGCAACTTGACGCTTCACCTCAGAGTCCTCCTTTAATTGCAGAAATCGCTTCTCCAACAGATTATGCAGAAGAACTGTTTGCTAAAGCGATCGAATACCTAGAATCTGGTTGCGAAGAGGTTTGGCTCGTTTTTCCCCTGGCAAAACTCATCATGGTGAAAACGATCGAGCAATCTTGGCAAGTCTATAGTTCAGGACAAACGATCGCAACTCAGAAAGTTCTCACAGGCTTTAGTATTGCGATCGATCAATTGTTCGCTTAG
- a CDS encoding hypothetical protein (similar to AA sequence:cyanobase_aa:LBDG_29690), with translation MSQLPRLNLLFVSTPVGAIGSGLGGGVELTLTNIARSLIALGHSVTVVAPEGSVLDGIPLVTIPGNLQSTAQSQGRDALITLPANSVLSNCWNYARQIQHQYDVLINFAYDWLPFYLTPFFERSIAHLVSMGSLTDAMDHIIAEVAEQFPNTIAVHSLAQADTFSFRDRCFNLKNGFDLSQYQFNPTPKNHLAWVGRIAPEKGLEDAIAAVQQLEIPLKIWGVIQDEAYWNHIRSNYPNAPIEYCGFLSTQDLQKALGESRALLMTPHWIEAFGNVAIEALACGVPVIAYRRGGPAEIVKEGETGWLVEPDSVAGLVEAISKLEKIDRANCRLDAEREYSLEAMGKRLENWLDRIVQSQNLPS, from the coding sequence GTGTCTCAACTTCCCAGGCTCAATCTTTTGTTCGTTTCAACTCCCGTCGGCGCGATCGGCTCCGGACTCGGTGGCGGTGTGGAACTGACCTTAACGAATATTGCTCGATCGCTCATTGCTCTCGGTCATTCTGTGACGGTTGTTGCTCCTGAAGGTTCAGTGCTCGACGGAATTCCCTTAGTTACAATTCCCGGAAATCTCCAAAGCACGGCGCAATCCCAAGGACGCGATGCTCTGATTACTTTACCTGCAAATTCAGTACTAAGTAACTGTTGGAACTATGCGCGTCAAATTCAGCACCAGTACGATGTATTGATTAACTTTGCTTACGATTGGTTGCCGTTCTATCTCACACCCTTTTTTGAACGCTCGATCGCACATTTGGTCAGCATGGGTTCGCTTACGGATGCAATGGATCACATTATTGCTGAAGTCGCCGAACAGTTTCCCAATACGATCGCAGTTCATAGTCTCGCTCAGGCAGATACTTTTTCATTTCGCGATCGCTGTTTCAATCTGAAAAATGGCTTCGATCTGTCTCAATACCAATTCAATCCAACCCCAAAAAATCATTTAGCTTGGGTCGGTCGGATTGCTCCCGAAAAAGGTCTAGAAGATGCGATCGCTGCCGTTCAACAGCTCGAAATTCCACTAAAAATCTGGGGTGTGATTCAAGATGAAGCTTACTGGAACCACATTCGATCGAACTATCCCAATGCTCCAATCGAGTACTGTGGCTTTCTCTCCACTCAAGACTTACAGAAAGCTTTAGGCGAATCTCGTGCCTTGTTAATGACTCCACATTGGATCGAGGCTTTTGGCAATGTTGCGATCGAAGCTTTAGCCTGTGGTGTTCCGGTGATTGCTTATCGTCGTGGCGGACCTGCTGAGATTGTAAAAGAGGGTGAAACCGGATGGTTAGTAGAGCCTGATAGTGTTGCTGGATTAGTCGAAGCGATTTCTAAGTTAGAGAAAATCGATCGAGCTAATTGTCGTCTAGATGCTGAGCGCGAGTACTCTTTAGAAGCAATGGGGAAGCGTTTGGAAAATTGGCTCGATCGCATTGTACAATCGCAAAATTTACCATCATGA
- a CDS encoding FHA domain protein (similar to AA sequence:cyanobase_aa:CYA_2692) yields MQIQLSWDDPITEEQQQYQFETPIAIGRELDQLPKTDQGQTVSQLMLLDANRKISRFHAWITVEQNQLIVEDRSANGCLLNGEKFQGQQRPINSGDVLRIGAYDITVMVLEPAAQENTIVETKLPTIVTPLSQVGTVPQDAAPRPSTIIFNPETDAIQTQIKIPTPARQSFPPASLFAGELVSVSALHASGYPIDEIEYVTIGGGMGSFVFADTLRISGVKSEQIAVLSIQEKPYKRYETLLRNCQIPRYKRIRSGSDSCPDNIWGFPGYALRDACRSVSTGQIGSAFGFLWQVFSEPIADTYTPRARDVFDSMDREATRISWDRMWRYASVRSIRKTEDGRYVIAYSATRPPGAPNYRFLIARYIHLATGYPALKLLPDLQQYRETTGDLKSVVQGYEPHDHIFEHLEKHGGTLLVRGFGIVGSQILDRVYEARKQNPKITIVHLSRTPKKGNRFGVAKRYVENQWEFQPFNWPKATWGGDMRSRLESADPLKRRELLEAWGGTTTASRSRWRKIVKQGIQEGWYVLKFGQVEKVERSPDGKPITYVKNRDYPGFDKIEADFVIDCTGLISDPKDNPLLGDMISHYKLDLNPQGRLHVENSFEIKKMRNDRARMYAAGIITLGGPYAPVDTFLGLQYAAHRAVESLARFRAPNVRYIEGLRSLFQWIKWATNQAP; encoded by the coding sequence ATGCAGATTCAACTTTCTTGGGATGATCCCATCACTGAAGAACAACAGCAATATCAATTTGAAACCCCGATCGCGATTGGTCGAGAGCTAGACCAGTTACCCAAAACTGATCAAGGTCAAACGGTTTCTCAATTGATGCTACTGGATGCAAATCGTAAGATTTCTCGGTTTCATGCTTGGATTACGGTTGAGCAGAACCAATTGATCGTAGAAGACCGGAGCGCGAATGGTTGCTTGTTAAATGGCGAGAAATTTCAAGGTCAACAACGCCCGATCAATAGCGGAGATGTTTTACGGATTGGAGCCTACGATATTACGGTGATGGTGCTGGAACCTGCGGCACAAGAGAATACGATCGTTGAAACGAAATTACCGACGATCGTGACTCCGCTCTCTCAGGTGGGAACCGTTCCTCAAGATGCTGCACCTCGACCTTCGACGATTATTTTTAATCCAGAAACGGATGCGATTCAGACTCAGATCAAGATTCCAACTCCTGCACGTCAATCATTTCCGCCTGCGTCGTTGTTTGCAGGTGAATTAGTCTCGGTGTCAGCACTTCACGCTTCTGGATATCCGATCGATGAAATCGAATACGTCACGATCGGGGGCGGAATGGGTAGCTTTGTGTTTGCCGATACCCTCAGAATTTCAGGGGTAAAGTCTGAACAGATTGCAGTCTTAAGCATTCAAGAAAAGCCTTATAAGCGATATGAAACACTGTTAAGAAACTGTCAAATTCCAAGATATAAACGGATTCGATCTGGGTCAGATTCTTGTCCTGATAACATTTGGGGCTTTCCGGGTTATGCCTTGAGAGATGCTTGTCGATCGGTGAGTACGGGACAGATTGGATCAGCCTTCGGATTCTTATGGCAAGTCTTTTCAGAGCCGATCGCAGATACTTACACACCAAGAGCGAGAGATGTGTTTGATTCGATGGATCGTGAAGCCACTCGAATTAGTTGGGATCGGATGTGGCGCTATGCGAGTGTTCGGAGCATTCGGAAAACAGAAGATGGACGCTATGTGATTGCTTATTCTGCAACTCGTCCTCCAGGTGCACCAAACTATCGATTCTTGATTGCTCGATATATTCATCTAGCAACGGGTTATCCAGCATTAAAGTTACTGCCTGACTTGCAACAGTATCGGGAAACAACAGGCGACTTAAAATCTGTAGTTCAAGGCTATGAACCGCATGATCATATTTTTGAGCATTTAGAAAAGCATGGTGGAACATTGCTTGTCCGCGGATTTGGGATTGTTGGATCACAAATTCTCGATCGCGTTTATGAAGCTCGGAAGCAGAATCCGAAAATTACGATCGTGCATCTCAGCCGCACTCCGAAGAAGGGGAATCGATTTGGAGTAGCTAAACGGTATGTTGAGAATCAGTGGGAGTTTCAGCCGTTTAATTGGCCCAAAGCAACTTGGGGTGGCGATATGCGATCGCGCTTAGAATCGGCTGATCCACTCAAACGGAGAGAACTCTTAGAAGCTTGGGGCGGAACGACCACGGCAAGTCGATCGCGCTGGCGGAAAATTGTCAAACAAGGCATTCAAGAAGGTTGGTATGTCCTCAAGTTTGGGCAAGTGGAAAAAGTCGAACGCAGTCCGGATGGCAAGCCGATCACTTATGTAAAAAATCGAGACTATCCAGGGTTTGACAAGATTGAAGCTGACTTTGTAATTGACTGTACAGGGTTGATTTCAGACCCGAAAGATAATCCACTGCTTGGTGATATGATCAGCCACTACAAACTTGATCTCAATCCTCAAGGGCGATTGCACGTTGAGAACAGCTTTGAGATTAAGAAAATGCGGAACGATCGCGCTCGAATGTATGCAGCAGGCATCATCACATTGGGTGGACCTTATGCACCTGTTGATACCTTCTTGGGCTTACAGTACGCCGCACATCGAGCCGTTGAAAGCTTAGCGCGATTCCGAGCACCGAATGTTCGGTATATCGAAGGACTACGATCGCTGTTTCAATGGATCAAGTGGGCAACAAACCAAGCGCCTTAG